The window TTGCCGCCGTGCTTCTCCTGGACCTCTGGCTTCAGCTGGAAGCCTTCTCCATCAAAGCAGTCCATGGGTGTGAAACACAGCGGGGTCTCTTCCAAGAGACCCTCAAGGCGGCTGCGCCAGGCCTGGAGCATGGCGGCGCGGGCGTCCTGGGCCACGTGGGATGGAGCCCAGAAGATTTGAGGTGCCAGAACTTGGAAGCCACAGTAGTGCAGGATGCCATTCTGTTGAAATGGAAATGTTCAGCATTTGCGGTCATCGAGCAAGACTGGCAATATTAAGCACAAAATACCTGAATTGGCCAGAGTGTTACATTCATGTCACCATTGATGCCATGAGCACTGAACATGGACTCCTGAGAGCCAGTAGTGAAAGACAGCACAGCTCTCTTGTCCTGGAGGAGGAGAACAGTTGAAGAATCCTTCTGCAGCTGTGAGCCAAACAGATAATATACACCATTTACCACCTCTACACAGCCCTGTTTAAATATTTTGAGTGGGGCACCTTTCCTGTCTAACAAATCCCACACTAGTGCAGTGTGTGCAAATGAGACTACAGTTAAGTTGCCATGAATCATGTGAGaaacaaatttttaaaataaaaaaacatttccccctAAAATTAGTTGAGGGGCAACTGCAAGTGTGCTCATGGGTCACCCCATTGCACATCTCTTATTTTAAGGTTAAACTCAAATTACACTGTTTTATTATACAAATTACCTTTATTATATGGCCAAATGCTACTTAATCCCTTGCCTGCACAGTAAATTGGCAATCATTTGACACTGGAAAGGAACATTtccttcttgaaaaaaaaacctaaatgaCCAGATCAAACCAGGCATTCAACAATGAATTGAAGAGTCCTATTTTAATTGTATCCAAAAAAGAAAGCATTAGTCTTGAGCCAAGTCCAAATGATTCCATGAACCCAAATTACTTCCCTCGGCCTCTGAATGGCTATTACTTTACCTCCAATGCATAGATTTCTCACTACTCCCAAAAGATAGGAAAAAAATggggcttttgggtgaaattttagGATGAACCTGAAATGAACTATAACCAAATCTGGCCTCTATACTTTTTAATGCATACATCCAACTGCTACATTTTCCCAGTATGCTTTTTGCATAACTATAAAAAGTacctgaacagcaaaattcacgtttttttttgggacttcATGTCTAAACCGGATATTGTAACTCAGTTCACTGGCAGTCCTCATGAGGACAAATGCAATAGAATGAAGTTCCTCAAACTTCTTACACCAAATATCTAAAACAAATAGCTCTCAAACTATTAAAATACACCAACATACTCAGCCCAAGAGTTCAAAGGCAAGGCAGAAGTTTCAGTCAAGTTTGAAGCCACTTGATTCAATAAATTCTTCCAAAACAGTGAATCGGTAGCATATCTTTTATTGCACCAGGCCAAGTTTACAATTTGCCCACACAGTATATTAGTAGGCTCCAATATATTCAATACAAAGTAAAGTCTGGTTGAGGCTTTTTACTAATCAAGTTGATAAACTTTAGACACCAGCCCTCATCTGATTGTCAGGTGGTACAGCCAGTCCCATGTGGGTGCCCACAGTGAGCCCAAACTTCTTGCCGGCGTGCTTCTCCTGGACCTCTGGCTTCAGCTGGAAGCCTTCTCCGTCAAAGCAGTCCATGGGTGTGAAACACAGCGGGGCCTCTTCCAGGAGACCCTCAAGGCGGCTGCGCCAGGCCTGG is drawn from Phycodurus eques isolate BA_2022a chromosome 12, UOR_Pequ_1.1, whole genome shotgun sequence and contains these coding sequences:
- the LOC133410643 gene encoding NAD(P)H dehydrogenase [quinone] 1-like; amino-acid sequence: MCNGLQKDSSTVLLLQDKRAVLSFTTGSQESMFSAHGINGDMNVTLWPIQNGILHYCGFQVLAPQIFWAPSHVAQDARAAMLQAWRSRLEGLLEETPLCFTPMDCFDGEGFQLKPEVQEKHGGKKFGLTVGTHMGLAVPPDNQMRTGV